One genomic segment of Candidatus Zixiibacteriota bacterium includes these proteins:
- the hypB gene encoding hydrogenase nickel incorporation protein HypB, giving the protein MTKRIALEKKVLSENDRIAAEIRKMLGSKKIVALNLVSSPGSGKTSLLEKSLAALKSEIKMALIAGDVQTENDANRLKRTGGEAVCSIVTGGACHLDARMVERAIASMNLEGIQILFIENVGNLVCPSSYDLGEEMKVALISTTEGDDKPLKYPAMFRRASVMVINKIDLLGLSDFDMAKVRKNALQINGGLKIFEVSCRTGDGLNDWYNWLRNLTGRQ; this is encoded by the coding sequence ATGACAAAAAGAATCGCCCTTGAGAAAAAAGTTCTCTCGGAAAACGACCGGATTGCCGCCGAAATCCGGAAGATGCTGGGAAGCAAAAAAATTGTCGCCTTGAATCTGGTGAGTTCGCCCGGTTCCGGGAAAACGTCATTGTTGGAAAAGAGCCTGGCCGCACTAAAGAGCGAAATCAAAATGGCGTTGATTGCCGGCGATGTGCAGACTGAAAACGACGCCAATCGTCTGAAAAGAACCGGGGGCGAAGCGGTCTGTTCCATTGTCACCGGCGGCGCCTGCCATCTTGACGCCCGGATGGTCGAAAGGGCGATCGCTTCCATGAACCTGGAAGGTATCCAGATACTTTTTATTGAGAATGTCGGAAATCTGGTCTGCCCCTCAAGTTATGACCTGGGTGAAGAGATGAAAGTGGCGCTCATAAGCACCACCGAAGGGGACGACAAACCGTTGAAATATCCGGCGATGTTCCGTCGCGCATCCGTCATGGTCATTAATAAAATCGACCTGCTCGGCTTATCTGATTTTGATATGGCAAAGGTCAGGAAAAACGCGCTTCAGATAAACGGGGGCTTGAAAATCTTTGAGGTATCCTGCCGTACCGGCGACGGGCTGAATGACTGGTACAACTGGCTCCGAAATCTGACCGGCAGACAATAA
- a CDS encoding hydrogenase maturation protease, producing MKVLVLGLGNELLSDDAVGILTVRRLSEELKGQADFAESAVCGLALLDYFIGYDKAIIIDAIKTGQNSPGTVMSLDSDHIPAVEAPSPHYAGLPELLALSNELKIDFPQEIKIFAVEVADPYTIGGKISPAVVNGMRELFDLVARQLREWNMAYA from the coding sequence GTGAAAGTACTTGTGTTAGGGCTGGGAAATGAGTTACTTTCCGACGATGCCGTCGGAATTCTAACAGTCCGACGGCTCAGTGAGGAGTTGAAGGGCCAGGCTGATTTTGCCGAGAGCGCGGTTTGCGGCCTGGCTCTCCTCGATTACTTTATCGGCTATGATAAGGCAATTATTATAGACGCCATAAAAACTGGTCAAAATTCTCCCGGAACCGTGATGAGCCTCGATTCCGATCATATCCCCGCGGTGGAAGCCCCCTCCCCCCATTACGCCGGTCTCCCTGAACTGCTGGCATTATCAAATGAACTCAAAATCGATTTCCCGCAGGAAATAAAGATATTTGCGGTTGAAGTTGCCGACCCGTACACCATTGGAGGCAAGATATCCCCGGCTGTAGTTAACGGAATGCGGGAGCTATTTGATTTGGTCGCTCGCCAGCTGCGGGAATGGAATATGGCTTATGCATGA
- a CDS encoding VOC family protein yields the protein MPRVIHFEIQADNPERAIKFYSEVLGWKFQKWDGPMEYWLITTGDRAQPGIDGGLVRRRGAIDGDAVIAYVCTVDVPSVDKHASSATKAGGKVVVPKTPIPGVGWLVYCKDTEGNIFGMMQSDPNAK from the coding sequence ATGCCGCGAGTGATTCATTTCGAGATTCAGGCGGACAACCCTGAACGCGCTATTAAGTTTTATTCGGAAGTACTGGGGTGGAAATTTCAGAAATGGGATGGCCCCATGGAGTACTGGCTGATAACGACCGGGGACCGCGCGCAGCCCGGTATTGACGGCGGCCTGGTGAGACGGCGCGGCGCTATCGACGGCGATGCGGTCATCGCTTATGTCTGCACGGTTGATGTGCCATCGGTGGATAAGCATGCCTCCAGCGCCACCAAAGCGGGCGGAAAAGTGGTGGTGCCGAAAACGCCGATACCGGGAGTGGGATGGCTGGTCTATTGCAAAGACACCGAAGGGAATATTTTCGGGATGATGCAGTCCGACCCGAATGCCAAGTGA
- the hypA gene encoding hydrogenase maturation nickel metallochaperone HypA, with the protein MHELRIAESIMQSALEEMTRRNLHSITAIGLRIGALSGVNISSLEFGFESIIPETALAHAKLQIEEVPVRGECRSCGKDFEVNEFIFVCPHCYSTNINITAGQELDLVYIEAE; encoded by the coding sequence ATGCATGAGCTCCGTATTGCCGAAAGCATTATGCAGTCCGCTCTCGAGGAGATGACCCGTCGGAATCTTCATTCGATAACCGCTATCGGTCTTCGGATTGGCGCTCTCTCCGGTGTCAATATCTCCTCGCTCGAATTTGGATTTGAATCGATAATTCCGGAAACGGCTCTGGCTCATGCCAAATTGCAAATCGAAGAGGTTCCGGTGCGGGGGGAATGCCGCAGCTGCGGCAAAGATTTTGAGGTCAATGAGTTTATTTTCGTCTGCCCCCACTGTTATTCTACCAATATTAATATCACTGCCGGGCAGGAATTAGACCTGGTGTACATTGAAGCAGAATGA